From Neisseria musculi, the proteins below share one genomic window:
- a CDS encoding DUF2061 domain-containing protein produces MLKTITFAILHFSVAFSVAYVLTGSIGVSGAVALIEPLANTFVFYFHEKAWNRYEKKNNLRACKSRFPLHQCVGN; encoded by the coding sequence ATGTTGAAAACCATCACATTTGCCATTTTACACTTCAGCGTGGCATTCAGCGTAGCCTATGTTTTAACCGGCAGCATCGGCGTTTCCGGCGCGGTGGCTTTGATTGAGCCGCTGGCCAACACATTTGTGTTTTATTTTCACGAAAAAGCATGGAACCGCTACGAAAAAAAGAACAATTTGCGCGCCTGCAAAAGCCGTTTTCCGCTGCACCAATGCGTAGGCAACTGA
- the cas2 gene encoding CRISPR-associated endonuclease Cas2, with protein MSEAKFMRLIVFFDLPVTTVEKRKAASQFRKFLQKDGYQMLQLSVYSRIVRGRDALQKHHKRLQAHLPEEGQVRYLEVTEKQFAGMIMLIGEPKPREKKVNADQLLLF; from the coding sequence ATGAGTGAGGCCAAGTTTATGCGCTTAATCGTATTTTTCGACCTTCCGGTCACCACCGTAGAAAAACGCAAAGCCGCCAGCCAATTTCGGAAATTTTTGCAAAAAGACGGCTACCAAATGCTGCAATTATCTGTTTACTCCCGCATCGTACGCGGCAGAGATGCGTTGCAGAAACACCACAAACGGCTGCAGGCACACTTGCCGGAGGAGGGGCAAGTCCGCTATTTAGAGGTAACCGAAAAGCAATTTGCAGGCATGATTATGCTGATCGGCGAGCCGAAACCGCGTGAAAAAAAGGTGAATGCCGACCAACTTTTACTGTTTTGA
- a CDS encoding D-2-hydroxyacid dehydrogenase: MKTLSIVALDRDTLADKPFDFDFKFKLAEYGNTEPNNTAERLQGAQVVITNKVVVDAGHIAANPQLKLIAVAATGVNNVDVAAAKAAGVAVCNIRAYGNDSVAEHAFMLMIALMRNLPAYQRDIAAGVWEQSPFFCHFGAPMRDLNGKTLVIFGRGGIGTTLAGYARAFGMKVLFGEHKQAVAVREGYVAFDDAIRMADVISLHCPLTAQTAGMIGEAELGQMKPQGVLVNCARGGLVDEYALIAALKYGTLGGAGFDVLTEEPPRNGSPLLKARLPNLIVTPHMAWGSIEARSRLFDMLIENINRFVAGKPQNLL; encoded by the coding sequence ATGAAAACATTGAGCATTGTTGCGCTCGACCGCGACACGCTGGCAGACAAACCGTTTGATTTCGATTTCAAATTCAAACTCGCCGAATACGGCAATACTGAGCCGAACAACACGGCAGAGCGCCTTCAGGGCGCGCAGGTTGTGATTACCAATAAAGTGGTGGTGGATGCCGGGCATATCGCAGCCAACCCGCAGTTGAAACTGATTGCGGTGGCGGCCACGGGTGTGAACAATGTTGATGTGGCGGCAGCCAAAGCAGCCGGCGTGGCAGTGTGCAATATCCGCGCCTACGGCAATGATTCTGTGGCCGAACATGCGTTTATGCTGATGATTGCCCTGATGCGAAACCTGCCCGCTTATCAGCGCGACATTGCCGCAGGCGTGTGGGAACAGTCGCCGTTTTTCTGCCATTTCGGTGCGCCTATGCGTGATTTGAACGGCAAAACGCTGGTGATTTTCGGGCGCGGCGGCATCGGCACCACGCTGGCCGGTTATGCCCGTGCGTTCGGCATGAAAGTGTTGTTTGGCGAACACAAACAAGCCGTGGCCGTGCGCGAAGGCTATGTAGCATTTGATGACGCTATCCGCATGGCCGATGTTATTTCGCTGCACTGCCCGCTCACCGCACAAACCGCTGGCATGATAGGTGAAGCCGAGCTGGGGCAGATGAAGCCCCAAGGGGTATTGGTGAACTGCGCCCGTGGCGGCTTGGTCGATGAATATGCGCTGATTGCAGCGTTGAAATACGGCACATTGGGCGGTGCCGGTTTCGATGTGCTTACCGAAGAGCCGCCGCGCAACGGCAGCCCGCTGCTTAAAGCGCGTTTGCCAAACCTGATTGTTACCCCGCACATGGCCTGGGGCAGCATAGAGGCCCGCAGCCGCCTGTTTGATATGTTGATAGAAAACATTAACCGTTTTGTGGCGGGCAAGCCGCAGAACCTGCTTTAA
- the cas1 gene encoding type II CRISPR-associated endonuclease Cas1 has protein sequence MSWRSILISKPARLSLQQNHLLIQQDDTVPVPLEDIAVIVVESREVVLTAPLLSALAQYGITLLTCDEQFLPCGQWLPFARYHRSLKILKYQMEMTLPQKKQLWQQIVKQKIRNQAWLLDYSGHDIAAGRLNALADSVKSGDKNFAESQAAALYFRVLFGEHFTRSHDNAVNACLNYGYSIVRSAVARALVQYGFLPALGLQHHSGLNAFNLADDFIEPYRPMVDLLVWENGFTNGLPDTLTPQAKQKLVSLLHCQIKLDRRSYSLLAAIDRTVQSFQTALTGGSKNLKLPEMLPLKVQDYE, from the coding sequence ATGAGCTGGCGCAGTATCCTTATTAGCAAACCTGCCCGCCTGTCGTTACAGCAAAACCACTTGCTGATCCAACAAGACGATACAGTTCCCGTACCGCTGGAAGACATTGCCGTGATTGTGGTCGAATCGCGCGAGGTAGTGCTTACCGCTCCGCTGCTATCGGCACTGGCACAATACGGCATCACTCTGCTCACCTGTGATGAGCAGTTTCTGCCCTGCGGGCAATGGCTGCCCTTTGCCCGCTACCACCGCAGCCTGAAAATCCTAAAATATCAAATGGAAATGACCCTGCCGCAGAAAAAGCAGCTTTGGCAGCAGATTGTGAAACAGAAAATCCGCAATCAGGCCTGGCTGCTGGACTACAGCGGACACGATATTGCGGCAGGCCGTCTGAACGCATTGGCCGACAGCGTGAAATCGGGCGATAAAAACTTTGCCGAAAGCCAAGCGGCCGCGCTCTATTTCCGCGTACTGTTTGGCGAACACTTTACCCGCAGCCACGATAATGCCGTGAATGCCTGCTTGAATTACGGTTACAGCATCGTGCGTTCCGCTGTTGCCCGCGCTTTGGTGCAGTATGGCTTTCTGCCTGCACTGGGCCTGCAGCATCATAGCGGATTAAACGCCTTTAACCTGGCCGATGACTTTATCGAGCCCTACCGCCCGATGGTGGATTTACTGGTATGGGAAAACGGCTTTACAAACGGGTTGCCGGATACGCTGACTCCGCAGGCCAAGCAAAAATTGGTGTCATTGCTGCACTGCCAAATCAAACTTGATAGGCGCAGTTATTCCCTATTGGCTGCCATCGACCGCACCGTACAGTCTTTTCAGACGGCCTTAACCGGCGGTTCAAAAAATTTGAAGTTGCCCGAGATGCTTCCTTTAAAGGTGCAGGATTATGAGTGA
- a CDS encoding FKBP-type peptidyl-prolyl cis-trans isomerase produces the protein MGLIIEDIETGSGKEAVKGKEITVHYTGWLEDGTQFDSSLERRQPLTITLGAGQVIAGWDEGFGGMKEGGKRRLTIPPEMGYGTRGAGGVIPPNATLVFEVELLKVYG, from the coding sequence ATGGGCTTGATTATTGAAGACATCGAAACCGGCAGCGGCAAAGAAGCCGTGAAAGGCAAAGAAATCACCGTACACTATACCGGCTGGCTGGAAGACGGCACCCAATTCGATTCCAGCCTCGAGCGCCGCCAGCCGCTCACCATCACGCTGGGTGCAGGGCAAGTGATTGCCGGCTGGGACGAAGGCTTTGGCGGCATGAAAGAAGGCGGCAAGCGCAGGCTGACCATTCCGCCCGAAATGGGCTACGGCACGCGCGGTGCCGGCGGCGTAATTCCGCCCAATGCCACATTGGTGTTTGAAGTGGAGCTGCTGAAAGTTTACGGATAA
- a CDS encoding TIGR00730 family Rossman fold protein codes for MNLYRKLPAPMLPEETRREIQARESYHVLKLISEFVESGEELRAIQPAVSIYGSARTPAGHPHYLFAERLSRKLSDAGFSVISGGGPGIMEAANKGAFAGRSPAVGLNIVLPHEQHANPYQNLSIKFQHFFPRKVMFVKHAVAYVVMPGGFGTLDELFESLTLVQTGKTPSRPIILVGKTFWQGMVDWVRDQLLGNGMIAEKDLDLMQLIDDEDEIVAHIFAHYENRPDGLFEPQNNTWELGL; via the coding sequence ATGAACCTTTACCGCAAGCTGCCGGCGCCGATGCTGCCCGAAGAAACCCGCCGCGAAATTCAGGCGCGCGAGTCTTACCATGTTTTAAAGCTCATTTCAGAATTTGTCGAATCAGGCGAAGAGTTGCGTGCCATCCAGCCGGCTGTGAGCATTTACGGCAGCGCGCGGACACCGGCCGGCCACCCTCATTATCTGTTTGCCGAACGCCTTTCACGCAAACTTTCCGATGCCGGTTTTTCGGTGATTTCCGGCGGCGGCCCCGGCATTATGGAGGCGGCCAATAAAGGCGCGTTTGCCGGCAGAAGCCCCGCCGTGGGGCTCAACATCGTGCTGCCGCACGAGCAACATGCCAACCCGTATCAGAATTTATCCATTAAATTCCAACACTTCTTTCCGCGCAAAGTGATGTTTGTGAAACATGCCGTGGCCTATGTGGTGATGCCCGGCGGTTTCGGCACGCTTGACGAGTTGTTTGAAAGCCTCACCCTCGTGCAAACGGGCAAAACGCCCAGCCGACCGATTATTCTGGTGGGCAAAACCTTCTGGCAGGGTATGGTGGATTGGGTTCGCGACCAACTGCTCGGCAACGGCATGATTGCCGAAAAAGATTTGGATTTGATGCAGCTTATCGATGATGAAGACGAAATCGTAGCGCATATTTTCGCCCACTACGAAAACCGCCCCGACGGCCTGTTCGAGCCGCAAAACAACACTTGGGAGTTGGGTTTGTAG